Below is a genomic region from Polyangiaceae bacterium.
CCCATCGAGGTCTTCCGCAAAGCTCTCGACAACGTCAAGCCGAAGCTCGAGGTCAAGAGCCGACGCGTCGGCGGTGCGACGTATCAGGTGCCCGTCGAGGTTCGTCCGGAACGACGCGTGGCGCTGGCCATGCGTTGGCTCGTGACGTACTCGCGCTCGCGTGGCGAAAAGACGATGCGTGAGCGCCTTGCGGCGGAGTTCATCGATGCCGCTCAGAATCGCGGCAACGCGGTGAAGAAGAAGGACGACACGCACAAGATGGCGGAAGCCAACAAGGCTTTCGCGCACTACCGCTGGTGACCTTCGCGTCGCAAGCTGAGGTTTGGGGCGAAGGACGCAGAAGGCGATCCCAAGCCCCAAACGTTCGAGCTAGGTGAAGCCGAGCGCGACTTTGCCTCTGGGACCAACGAAGCAGGGAGACACATCGACCGAGATGGCACAGGCGACATAAGGATCGGGTTACGTAGCTCGAACAATAGGCAGCGCTCGTGTTGAACAGCGCCGCCGGCGAACGTACCCCGACACCCTCTCCAGGTTTCTCGAAGCTCACCGAATGGAGGTGAGCAGGGCTGGAGAGGGTGTCGTGCGTTTGGAGTTCGATACGACAAACTGGACCGAAAGACGCTGAAGGCCGCATCGAGCGAAAGGCCGACCGGACGGAGGAACCAAATGGCGCGCGACTACAGCTTGGAACGCACGAGAAACATCGGGATCATGGCCCACATCGACGCGGGCAAGACCACGGTGACCGAGCGGATCCTCTATTACACCGGCGTCAACTACAAGCTCGGCGAAGTGCACGAAGGCGCTGCGACGATGGACTGGATGGTCCAGGAGCAGGAGCGCGGCATCACCATCACGGCGGCCGCGACGAACTGTTTCTGGGAGCCGGAAGAAGGTCCCTACAAGGGGATCCGGCATCGCGTGAACATCATCGACACGCCGGGTCACGTCGACTTCACCATCGAGGTCGAGCGAAGCCTGCGCGTGCTCGATGGGGCCGTTGCGGTGTTCGATGGGGGCAATGGCGTCGAGCCGCAGAGCGAGACGGTTTGGCGTCAAGCGGACAAGTACAAGGTCCCGCGCATCGCGTTC
It encodes:
- the rpsG gene encoding 30S ribosomal protein S7, which gives rise to MPRRREVPKRRIIPDPKFKDKLVAKFTNSLMLSGKKATAESILYGAFDVIRDRFKEEPIEVFRKALDNVKPKLEVKSRRVGGATYQVPVEVRPERRVALAMRWLVTYSRSRGEKTMRERLAAEFIDAAQNRGNAVKKKDDTHKMAEANKAFAHYRW